From the Sphingobacteruim zhuxiongii genome, the window AATCTTTTGATAAAGCTCAATTGGGTCGAAAGGCTTGCCTATTACACCGTCAGCACCCGCTTGAAAGGCTGCTGCCTGTTCATGCTCTAATACAGAAGCCGATATCGTAATGATTGGGATCCCATGTTTCTCCGGAATAATGTGGTTTTTGATTTCTTTTATTGCTTCAAAACCACTCATGATTGGCATGTGTGTATCCATCAAAATGAGATCATAATGATTTGCTTCAACATTTTCCAACGCTAATCGGCCATTACGGACGATGTCTACTTCGCAATTCCAACTCCTTAGCATGTGCGCAAGCATAAAGGAATTTAGGTCATTATCTTCGGCCACGAGCACGCGCATGTTGTTGAACTTAGGAAAAGTATTGTACGATGGCGCATTGTTTTCTTTTTGCTCTTGGTCATGGTCAGAAGCCTCAAACCAGCCTTCAAAGAAGAATTCAGAACCTTTGCCATATTCACTGCTAGCTCCAACTTGACCATTGAGTAATTTGGCAAGACGTTTAACAATAGCTAAGCCTAAACCAGTTCCACCAAATTTCTTCGTAATACCATCATCAGCTTGTTCAAAGGCCATAAAGATTTTCTCGACAGAATCTTCTTTTATACCGATACCTGTATCCTTCACAATAAAACGCAATAGCGATTTATCCTCTTTCTGTTCCATAAACTTAACGGTAAGCGTAATGGAACCTGATTCTGTAAACTTTAGACTGTTGGAAATGAAGTTGCTTATTATTTGTTGCAATCTTAATGAATCATAACGAATATATTGAGGGACTTCACTATCCACTTCGATCTCAAAATCTAAATTCTTGTGTGTTGCTTTGATTTTGAATATTTTATTAATATCCTCAATCATTTTCGACAAACTAAAATCCTCAAATTCTATCTTAAGCATACCAGAATCAATTTTCGAAAGAT encodes:
- a CDS encoding response regulator, with the translated sequence MKTINILLLDDKEENIISLSALLEDVEHVNLISSTDPNDALKICWKEDVSIALVDVQMPKINGFEFVSILKSNPKTSHIMAIMVTAISKEDKYLLQGLESGAVDYLYKPLKPEITIAKVRSFVQQILVQQELKEKNRELEVSRQELLKTKEEAIQARKSKEIFLANMSHEIRTPINGIMGIMHMFKSSELSTEQRDWLKRLDNASQSLLLIINDILDLSKIDSGMLKIEFEDFSLSKMIEDINKIFKIKATHKNLDFEIEVDSEVPQYIRYDSLRLQQIISNFISNSLKFTESGSITLTVKFMEQKEDKSLLRFIVKDTGIGIKEDSVEKIFMAFEQADDGITKKFGGTGLGLAIVKRLAKLLNGQVGASSEYGKGSEFFFEGWFEASDHDQEQKENNAPSYNTFPKFNNMRVLVAEDNDLNSFMLAHMLRSWNCEVDIVRNGRLALENVEANHYDLILMDTHMPIMSGFEAIKEIKNHIIPEKHGIPIITISASVLEHEQAAAFQAGADGVIGKPFDPIELYQKIVDVSAKINS